A window of Calliopsis andreniformis isolate RMS-2024a chromosome 3, iyCalAndr_principal, whole genome shotgun sequence contains these coding sequences:
- the Axo gene encoding axotactin isoform X5, which produces MASYNKRIFMILTWTNISTMILANLTDSSEMDEFDEMDTYTTTKRSFPDRCLVKTEPGPCKQYVHKWSFNKTEGRCRMFPYGGCLGNENRFNSEAECLHYCLGGPEHTLPPYLVTKGSVFVTSTATTSTLPSTTAITPRPTFTPPEPTRPPVPKYKRGKELTFMESGYEKTFMFAQSNTFIQLDGTGIKPFQLRLCREISFKFRTKLPHGLLVYHSVKDRPESLDPYALYVIVEKGQLKVVHVFGKRSTSLTVGEGLNRDEWHSVLVRIDVHGAKLIARVDDKQEETTLKVLEHVINYGVSEELASVVLIGGLSSEERLHGVKYIIESFVGCIRDMVLSSGKSASDLLPIQPLIATKHENVKEGCIDKCRTRENLCFISNQCVNHYNSLTCDCFGTKYEGERCDVYTATILTLRGSSYVSFRVYDWKDRVHSSVNRISLAFKTKWDDSALFYASGEIDGTPHYVAASIMNGSVHVELDFGHNSKIATVLGDYVTSNHWNNLTIFHNGSLVFVSLDDEIKVLEVPGDNYNMIIDPEIYIGGGPELHKKKGLLSHNNFAGSLKYVFFNDKSIIYELKRFNPMVHYIGVLEPEYYEADVDVIPITYPFAGSHIWWPIVRTDSLKLNFDFKSSKPVAVVASGDVKSNRGLGYWELRQVNDEIRFQLIPVLSENITVSAAVKFPPYNTSWHAVELNYTKGELSILVDYRNKQSKLFSMTFELGDKVIIGSGKSNAGLVGCMREIRVNNERIEPRYVVNTERVIGEVALDNCQFVDPCTRPNTCEHGGKCSVKEDRITCDCTDTGYIGKNCHFAQYRKTCEELALLGYTQDDVYKIDIDGNGRFPPALVKCEFQSIEDSTKTIVEHNLPSQVDVRSIAESDFSFNIKYRQFTAEMLQELISHSLYCSQYVKYDCYKAPLELHSATWFLGSKGTTVDYIGNVNRGSCPCGMNRTCVDPNLSCNCDVSAGNAGKWLSDEGYYETPDSLGITGMVFLQQRDLEEDAQGRITLGPLECVETNTQKYVVTFTTSQSYIEVPGWRKGDIAFSFRTTGEKAILLYQPPIRSNYPSFMVALTSEYRLTFNFTLNTGTIRELEVKSRRKLNNGEWQKIWIDYNDYHVRFMINTDFQMVDLLPEEEFGPFEGSMFIGGATAEHLRTSSVRQGLIGCFRGLVVNGEILDIHSYMSVHLSEIIKDCKPSCQPNKCQNGARCVELWSNFECVCENRWAHLGTYCERNINQKALTFTSQEAFLKKNYFGTDEEDEEKLLLKSILLQNILINLRTYDTHSLILYANDHLNNFAHLYISNGTSIVYLFNAGNEIKNITVEYPDVNTGISVQIAIIRNEKSTTLHVNEYNATLNATPVLLDTYSNKPWINPEKEVLAPQRPPAPPTSYFQVNLGGFDPDDLLRVGKEGMLIKGYVGCLRGLMIGEYLVDLPNLANEANHEGSKGVLPNCHMKCDAIPCKNLGICTEDFGRQESSCNCELTSYFGEYCADEKGADFSGESVLQREFDLVGEVTQVKVQLAFSTNELRQRTTALLLLQTENKRSYYLLVALTSEGQLIFEEDREGSAYGVRLNDRNFLNGARHSVYYVRDNNTATLLIDREPVQLLPIPVLNLGDDEDETPGVTEIQLGGLNTTDSRFSAYKGYTGCLSNVVVSINDGPGMKPLEEYMLFTKQGSETVRATIPAGVRSAQCAVFHAQPRGLDPPRNDSVGRDRAWVEDPPERILYKSQYSDATQEEQGAGTYIFIALCCVFVTAVIGCIYEVWRSARKDRRRRRASSVTGTSTVPPSGSQRWQSQQYTEPLAAGMKTVGFKNVNEDEKRPNGTHVKPQNKEYKPLPNVESKDLINDKRIHIKDEESEKKELLGSMEDLQEEPELEECEEEEAREEYEDDNSKQQNRDTSETNQPKEENIDDDNFVKSAITNNGVEQAPTIENFSVDSTRPLIVNLQPIYLPDGQRTFGSPLNYLGAPKFQPRNRNSIESVLSLD; this is translated from the exons ATGGCTAGCTACAACAAACGGATCTTCATGATCCTTACGTGGACAAACATCAGTACAATGATCCTAGCAAATCTAACCGATTCATCAGAAATGGACGAATTTGACGAAATGGACACGTATACTACCACCAAGAGGTCATTTCCCGACAGGTGTCTGGTTAAAACCGAGCCAGGACCCTGTAAACAGTACGTTCACAAATGGTCATTTAACAAAACAGAAGGAAGATGCAGAATGTTTCCCTATGGTGGCTGTTTGGGTAATGAAAATCGCTTCAACTCAGAAGCCGAATGTCTTCACTACTGCCTGGGTGGTCCTGAAC ACACGTTGCCACCTTATTTGGTCACAAAAGGTAGCGTATTTGTGACGAGTACAGCGACAACAAGCACACTGCCTTCTACCACCGCCATCACCCCGCGTCCGACATTTACGCCTCCAGAACCAACCAGACCCCCAGTACCAAAGTATAAAAGAGGAAAG GAGTTAACATTTATGGAGTCCGGCTATGAGAAAACATTTATGTTTGCACAAAGTAATACGTTCATCCAACTCGATGGAACTGGCATAAAACCCTTCCAATTACG TCTCTGCCGTGAGATATCCTTCAAATTTCGCACAAAATTACCACATGGTCTACTAGTGTATCACAGTGTCAAGGATCGACCAGAAAGTCTAGATCCTTACGCTCTGTACGTGATTGTTGAAAAGGGTCAATTAAAAGTGGTTCATGTATTTGGAAAACGATCGACTAGTTTAACAGTCGGCGAAGGGCTTAACAGAGACGAATGGCACAGTGTCCTAGTGAGGATCGACGTTCACGGAGCGAAACTAATAGCCAGAGTGGACGATAAGCAAGAGGAGACAACGCTTAAAGTTCTGGAACACGTGATTAATTACGGTGTGTCTGAGGAGTTAGCATCTGTCGTTCTCATTGGAG GATTGAGCTCCGAAGAAAGATTACACGGCGTTAAGTACATAATAGAGTCCTTTGTTGGATGTATCAGAGACATGGTTCTCAGTTCCGGTAAATCAGCCAGCGATTTGTTACCTATTCAGCCACTAATCGCTACGAAGCACGAAAACGTGAAAGAAGGCTGCATAGACAA GTGCAGAACACGAGAGAATCTTTGTTTCAtctccaaccagtgtgtaaaTCACTATAACAGTTTGACCTGCGATTGCTTCGGGACCAAATATGAAGGCGAACGTTGCGACGTATATA cgGCTACAATTCTAACATTGAGAGGCTCCTCCTATGTATCTTTTCGCGTTTACGATTGGAAAGATAGAGTTCATTCATCCGTGAACAGAATAAGCCTTGCATTCAAG ACAAAATGGGATGACTCAGCTTtgttttacgcatctggcgaaATCGATGGGACGCCACATTATGTGGCAGCTTCCATCATGAATGGATCAGTGCATGTTGAATTGGATTTTGGACACAACTCGAAGATTGCTACTGTGCTTGGTGATTACGTTACTTCGAATCATTGGAACAATTTAACGATATTCCACAATGGATCCTTAGTGTTCGTTAGTTTGGATGACGAAATAAAGGTGTTAGAGGTACCTGGAGACAATTATAACATGATTATTGACCCTGAAATTTATATTGGCGGTGGTCCTGAGCTGCACAAGAAGAAGGGTCTTCTTTCGCACAACAACTTCGCTG GCTCGCTAAAATACGTATTCTTCAACGACAAGTCCATTATCTACGAACTAAAACGATTCAACCCCATGGTACATTATATCGGTGTGCTAGAGCCTGAATATTACGAAGCGGATGTTGACGTAATCCCAATAACGTATCCATTTGCTGGAAGTCATATTTGGTGGCCGATAGTACGAACAGATTCCCTTAAATTAAACTTTGACTTCAAAAGCTCGAAGCCTGTAGCGGTGGTCGCATCAGGGGATGTAAAGAGCAATCGTGGCCTTGGATATTGGGAG CTTCGCCAAGTCAATGACGAAATCCGTTTCCAACTAATCCCCGTGTTGTCAGAGAACATCACAGTCTCAGCAGCTGTCAAATTTCCACCTTACAACACATCCTGGCACGCAGTTGAGTTGAACTACACCAAGGGGGAACTTAGTATCCTAGTGGATTACAGAAACAAGCAAAGCAAATTGTTCTCCATGACATTCGAATTGGGGGACAAAGTTATCATCGGAAGTGGAAAGAGCAACGCAG GCTTGGTCGGATGCATGCGTGAAATACGAGTGAACAATGAAAGAATAGAACCCAGATATGTGGTTAACACCGAAAGAGTTATTGGGGAGGTTGCTCTGGACAACTGCCAGTTTGTGGATCCTTGTACCAGACCCAACACTTGTGAGCATGGAGGCAAGTGCTCGGTGAAAGAGGATAGAATCACTTGTGATTGTACTGATACCGGTTATATTGGAAAAAATTGTCATTTCG CTCAATACAGAAAGACATGCGAGGAGCTAGCTCTATTAGGCTACACTCAAGATGATGTCTATAAGATTGACATAGATGGAAACGGTAGATTTCCACCTGCTCTCGTGAAATGTGAATTTCAGTCCATCGAGGATTCAACAAAGACTATAGTGGAACACAATCTACCTTCTCAGGTCGACGTCAGATCTATCGCCGAGTCTGACTTTTCTTTCAACATCAAGTACAGACAATTTACCGCAGAAATGCTTCAGGAATTGATCTCTCATTCATTATACTGCAGCCAATATGTCAAATACGATTGTTACAAAGCTCCCTTGGAGTTGCATAGTGCTACTTGGTTCCTTGGTTCAAAAGGAACCACCGTAGATTACATAGGAAATGTTAACAGAGGGTCCTGTCCTTGCGGAA TGAATAGGACTTGTGTTGATCCCAACTTGAGCTGTAATTGTGACGTTTCTGCTGGGAATGCGGGCAAGTGGCTTTCTGATGAAGGTTACTACGAAACACCAGATTCCTTAGGCATCACGGGAATGGTCTTCTTGCAGCAAAGAGATCTTGAAGAGGATGCGCAGGGTCGAATTACTTTGGGTCCATTAGAATGTGTTGAAACGA ACACCCAAAAGTACGTCGTCACTTTCACAACTTCTCAATCATATATTGAAGTACCAGGTTGGCGAAAAGGAGATATAGCGTTTAGCTTTCGAACAACTGGCGAGAAAGCTATTTTGCTTTACCAACCACCTATCAGAAGCAACTATCCATCCTTCATGGTCGCTCTAACTTCAGAGTATCGTTTGACATTCAATTTCACTCTGAATACTGGTACTATAAGAGAACTAGAAGTAAAGAGCAGAAGAAAATTGAATAACGGCGAGTGGCAAAAGATCTGGATTGACTACAACGACTATCATGTTAGATTTATGATCAACACTGATTTCCAAATGGTTGATCTGCTGCCTGAAGAAGAATTTGGACCCTTTGAGGGTTCTATGTTCATTGGTGGAGCTACTGC AGAACACTTGAGGACCTCTTCAGTTCGCCAAGGGCTCATTGGTTGTTTCCGTGGTCTAGTCGTAAACGGTGAGATCTTGGACATTCACAGCTATATGTCGGTTCATCTGTCCGAAATTATAAAAGACTGCAAGCCTTCCTGTCAACCGAATAAGTGTCAGAACGGTGCCAGGTGCGTAGAACTCTGGAGCAACTTCGAGTGCGTCTGCGAGAACAGATGGGCTCATCTTGGCACCTATTGCGAGAGGA ACATAAATCAAAAGGCCTTGACTTTTACATCGCAAGAAGCTTTCTTGAAGAAGAACTACTTTGGTACAGATGAAGAAGACGAGGAGAAATTGTTACTGAAGAGCATACTATTGCAAAATATATTGATTAACCTAAGAACGTACGACACACATTCGTTGATTCTTTATGCGAACGATCATTTGAACAATTTTGCTCATCTCTATATCTCAAATGGAACAAGCATTGTCTACTTATTTAATGCTGGAAATGAGATTAAAAACATCACTGTGGAATATCCag ACGTGAATACAGGAATTTCTGTAcaaattgctatcattcgaaatGAAAAATCAACGACATTGCACGTGAACGAGTACAACGCTACCTTAAACGCAACCCCTGTACTACTCGACACGTACTCGAATAAACCTTGGATAAACCCAGAAAAAGAAGTCCTAGCTCCACAAAGACCACCAGCACCACCCACCAGCTATTTTCAG GTGAATCTAGGAGGCTTTGACCCGGATGATTTGCTGAGGGTTGGCAAAGAAGGCATGCTGATAAAGGGTTACGTTGGCTGTCtgcgtggattgatgattggagagtaTCTGGTGGACCTTCCGAATTTGGCTAATGAAGCAAATCACGAGGGAAGCAAGGGGGTCCTTCCAAACTGTCATATGAAATGTGACGCTATACCTTGTAAAAATCTGGGAATCTGCACGGAAGATTTTGGTAGGCAGGAGTCTTCGTGCAATTGTGAACTCACGTCCTATTTTGGAGAGTACTGTGCTGATG aGAAGGGAGCAGACTTCAGTGGCGAGAGCGTTCTCCAACGCGAATTCGACCTCGTTGGTGAAGTTACTCAAGTAAAGGTTCAACTAGCATTCTCCACAAACGAACTTCGACAGCGCACCACAGCACTTTTACTTCTACAAACAGAGAACAA AAGGAGCTACTACCTGCTGGTTGCGTTGACATCAGAAGGCCAGTTGATATTTGAAGAAGACAGAGAAGGATCGGCTTATGGAGTACGTTTGAATGACAGGAATTTCTTAAATGGTGCCAGACACAGTGTCTACTATGTTCGTGATAACAACACAGCTACACTTTTA ATCGATCGTGAGCCTGTGCAACTTTTACCAATTCCAGTGCTCAATCTAGGGGACGATGAAGATGAGACTCCAGGTGTCACCGAAATACAACTGGGTGGtctgaatacaacagattctagaTTCAGCGCGTATAAAGGATACACTGGCTGTTTGAGCA ACGTCGTGGTATCGATCAATGACGGTCCTGGTATGAAGCCGCTCGAGGAATATATGCTCTTTACAAAACAGGGAAGCGAAACCGTCAGGGCGACAATTCCTGCTGGCGTTAGGAGCGCTCAGTGCGCTGTCTTTCATGCACAACCACGTGGACTCGACCCACCCCGGAACGATAGTGTG GGTCGCGATAGAGCTTGGGTAGAAGATCCCCCAGAAAGAATACTGTACAAGTCTCAGTACTCCGACGCGACACAGGAGGAACAAGGTGCTGGTACTTATATTTTCATTGCACTGTGCTGTGTATTTGTGACAGCAGTAATTGGTTGTATCTACGAGGTTTGGCGAAGTGCGAGGAAAGATCGACGTCGTAGACGAGCATCCAGCGTTACTGGTACTTCAACAGTGCCTCCTTCTGGCTCTCAAAGATGGCAATCACAGCAATATACAGAGCCTTTGGCAGCTGGAATGAAAACGGTGGGCTTCAAAAATGTGAACGAAGATGAGAAGAGACCTAACGGTACGCACGTGAAGCCCCAAAACAAAGAGTACAAACCATTACCCAACGTAGAATCTAAAGACTTAATTAATGATAAAAGGATTCATATAAAAG ATGAAGAATCAGAGAAGAAGGAGCTCCTAGGG TCCATGGAGGATCTACAGGAAGAACCAGAACTAGAAGAGTGTGAAGAAGAAGAAGCACGTGAAGAATACGAAGATGATAATTCAAAACAGCAAAATCGGGACACGAGTGAGACAAATCAACCAAAGGAGGAGAATATTGATGACGATAATTTTGTGAAATCG GCAATCACTAACAATGGTGTGGAACAAGCGCCGACAATCGAAAATTTCTCTGTAG ATTCTACAAGGCCTTTGATTGTCAACCTGCAACCTATCTATTTACCAGACGGTCAAAGAACATTTGGAAGTCCATTAAACTATCTTGGAGCCCCAAAATTTCAACCGAGAAACAGAAATTCTATAGAATCAGTATTGTCTCTGGACTAa